The following are encoded together in the Streptomyces tsukubensis genome:
- the ybaK gene encoding Cys-tRNA(Pro) deacylase, producing the protein MGKKAKRQQQAGSTPATVALASSGATYTLHAYEHDPAHPSYGEEAAQAMGVAPERVFKTLVAEVDGTLTVAVVPVAGSLDLKALAAAAGGKRAVLADPAAAERTTGYVRGGISPLGQRKRLPTVLDDSADLHETVCVSAGRRGLEVELAPADLARLTGALLAPIGRA; encoded by the coding sequence ATGGGCAAGAAGGCGAAGAGACAGCAACAGGCGGGCTCGACCCCCGCCACGGTCGCCCTGGCCTCGTCGGGCGCCACGTACACGCTGCACGCCTACGAGCACGACCCCGCGCACCCGTCGTACGGCGAGGAGGCCGCGCAGGCGATGGGCGTGGCACCGGAGCGCGTGTTCAAGACACTGGTGGCGGAGGTCGACGGGACGCTCACGGTGGCGGTCGTACCGGTCGCGGGATCACTCGACCTCAAGGCGCTGGCAGCGGCGGCGGGCGGCAAACGCGCCGTGCTGGCGGACCCCGCTGCCGCCGAACGCACCACCGGCTATGTGCGGGGCGGCATCTCCCCCCTTGGCCAGCGCAAAAGACTCCCGACGGTACTCGACGACTCGGCGGACCTCCACGAGACGGTCTGCGTCTCGGCCGGGCGGCGCGGCCTTGAGGTGGAGCTGGCCCCGGCGGACCTGGCACGGCTCACGGGCGCGCTGCTCGCCCCGATCGGACGGGCGTGA
- the hisD gene encoding histidinol dehydrogenase → MISRIDLRGDALPEGGALRDLLPRAEFDVEAALEKVRPVCEDVRHRGAAAVVEWGEKFGDGRPRRLRVPEEELRRALDDLDPEVRAALEESIRRARTVHREQRRTTVTTQVVDGGTVTEKWVPVERVGLYVPGGRSVYPSSVVMNVVPAQEAGVEGIAIASPPQADFDGLPHPTILAACALLGVDEVYAAGGAQAVAMFAYGTRTTPEYDGCLPVNLVTGPGNIYVAAAKRLLKGRIGIDAEAGPTEIAILADHTADPVHLAADLISQAEHDPMAASVLVTDSEELAAATEAELTTQVAATKHAADRVGPALAGRQSAIVLVSGIDEGLKVVDAYAAEHLEIQTADATAVAARVRNAGAIFVGPWSPVSLGDYCAGSNHVLPTGGCACHSSGLSVQSFLRGIHIVDYSRDALAEVAHHVVTLAEAEDLPAHGAAVKARFGWKVPSA, encoded by the coding sequence GTGATCTCTCGAATCGACCTGCGCGGCGACGCCCTCCCCGAGGGTGGAGCCCTGCGCGACCTGTTGCCCCGAGCCGAGTTCGATGTGGAGGCCGCCCTGGAGAAGGTGCGGCCCGTCTGCGAGGACGTACGCCATCGTGGCGCGGCGGCGGTCGTCGAGTGGGGCGAGAAGTTCGGTGACGGAAGGCCCCGCCGACTGCGGGTGCCCGAGGAAGAGCTGCGCAGGGCCCTGGACGACCTCGACCCCGAGGTGCGGGCCGCCCTGGAGGAATCGATCCGGCGTGCCAGGACCGTCCACCGCGAACAGCGCCGCACGACCGTGACGACGCAGGTCGTGGACGGCGGCACCGTCACGGAGAAATGGGTCCCCGTCGAGCGCGTGGGCCTCTACGTCCCCGGTGGCCGCTCCGTCTATCCGTCGTCCGTCGTGATGAACGTCGTCCCCGCCCAGGAGGCGGGCGTCGAGGGCATCGCCATCGCCTCCCCGCCGCAGGCCGACTTCGACGGGCTGCCGCACCCGACCATCCTCGCCGCCTGCGCCCTGCTCGGCGTCGACGAGGTCTACGCGGCGGGCGGCGCCCAGGCCGTCGCCATGTTCGCCTACGGCACCAGGACCACCCCCGAGTACGACGGCTGCCTCCCGGTCAACCTCGTCACAGGGCCCGGCAACATCTACGTCGCCGCGGCCAAGCGCCTCCTCAAGGGCCGCATCGGCATCGACGCCGAAGCGGGGCCGACCGAGATCGCGATCCTCGCCGACCACACCGCGGACCCCGTCCACCTGGCCGCCGACCTCATCAGCCAGGCCGAGCACGACCCGATGGCCGCCTCCGTCCTCGTCACCGACTCCGAGGAACTGGCCGCCGCAACCGAGGCCGAGCTGACCACGCAGGTCGCCGCCACCAAGCACGCGGCCGACCGGGTCGGACCCGCCCTCGCCGGCCGGCAGTCAGCCATCGTGCTGGTCTCCGGCATCGACGAGGGGCTGAAGGTCGTCGACGCCTACGCGGCCGAGCACCTGGAGATCCAGACCGCCGACGCCACCGCCGTCGCCGCCCGCGTCCGCAACGCCGGCGCCATCTTCGTCGGCCCCTGGTCGCCCGTCTCCCTCGGCGACTACTGCGCGGGCTCCAACCACGTCCTGCCCACCGGCGGCTGCGCCTGCCACTCGTCGGGCCTCTCCGTCCAGTCGTTCCTGCGCGGCATCCACATCGTCGACTACAGCAGGGACGCGCTGGCCGAGGTCGCCCACCACGTGGTGACCCTCGCGGAGGCCGAGGACCTGCCCGCGCACGGCGCCGCGGTCAAGGCCAGGTTCGGATGGAAGGTGCCGAGCGCGTGA
- a CDS encoding histidinol-phosphate transaminase yields the protein MEGAERVTGIDDLPIREELRGTSPYGAPQLDVDVHLNTNENPYPLPEPLVERIAERVRAAARGLNRYPDRDAVELRSQLAAYLSRTAGHPVTTSNVWAANGSNEVIQQLLQTFGGPGRTAIGFEPSYSMHGLIARGTGTGWISGPRREDFRIDVDAAARAIAEHRPDVVFITSPNNPTGTAVDADAVLALYEAAQAARPSLVVVDEAYVEFSHRPSLLPLIEGRPHLVVSRTMSKAFGAAGLRLGYLAADPAVVDAVQLVRLPYHLSAITQATALAALEHTDTLLGYVEQLKAERDRLVTELRDLGYEVTDSDANFVQFGRFEGAAGSHEAWQRILDRGILVRDNGVPGWLRVSAGTPAENDAFLDAVRELKKEQSA from the coding sequence ATGGAAGGTGCCGAGCGCGTGACCGGAATCGACGACCTGCCCATCCGCGAGGAACTGCGCGGCACATCGCCCTACGGCGCGCCCCAGCTCGACGTGGACGTCCACCTCAACACCAACGAGAACCCTTACCCGCTGCCCGAGCCGCTGGTGGAGCGGATCGCCGAGCGGGTCAGGGCGGCGGCCCGAGGCCTCAACCGCTACCCCGACAGGGACGCGGTCGAGCTCCGCTCCCAGCTCGCCGCCTACCTCAGCCGCACCGCGGGCCACCCCGTCACCACCTCGAACGTCTGGGCGGCCAACGGCTCCAACGAGGTCATCCAGCAGCTCCTCCAGACCTTCGGAGGCCCCGGCCGCACGGCCATCGGGTTCGAACCCTCGTACTCGATGCACGGGCTCATCGCCCGGGGCACCGGCACCGGCTGGATCTCGGGGCCGCGCCGGGAAGACTTCCGTATCGATGTCGACGCGGCGGCGCGGGCCATCGCGGAACACCGGCCGGACGTCGTCTTCATCACCTCGCCCAACAACCCCACAGGCACCGCCGTCGACGCCGACGCGGTCCTCGCGCTGTACGAAGCGGCCCAGGCGGCCAGACCCTCACTGGTCGTGGTGGACGAGGCGTACGTCGAATTCAGCCACAGGCCCTCGCTGCTCCCGCTGATCGAGGGCCGCCCCCACCTGGTCGTCTCCCGCACGATGTCCAAGGCGTTCGGCGCCGCTGGACTGCGCCTCGGCTACCTCGCCGCCGACCCCGCGGTGGTCGACGCGGTGCAGCTCGTACGGCTTCCCTACCACCTCTCCGCCATCACCCAGGCCACCGCCCTCGCCGCCCTGGAGCACACCGATACGCTGCTCGGGTACGTCGAGCAGCTCAAGGCCGAGCGCGACCGCCTCGTCACCGAGTTGCGCGACCTCGGATACGAGGTCACCGACTCGGACGCCAACTTCGTCCAGTTCGGGCGGTTCGAAGGCGCGGCAGGGTCGCACGAGGCCTGGCAGCGGATCCTGGACCGGGGAATCCTGGTCCGCGACAACGGCGTACCCGGCTGGCTGCGGGTCTCCGCGGGCACCCCGGCAGAGAACGACGCGTTCCTCGATGCGGTGCGCGAACTGAAGAAGGAGCAGAGCGCATGA
- a CDS encoding oxidoreductase yields MWQSFRNGSTYDLRTGDSVVDDPHGGYPWGPGRSVRARVVCMLLLSGPPALDGRVASLKLAGLQITDVLDVAGGTVVPYIEMVGCRFEKEIQLPEARFTTLRLVDCSIPRLEAARIHTEGDLHLPRCRMQNGIRLTDAHIGTDLLLNQAIIYRDRRGRSIMADGMSVGQDLQAELMESHGEMSLRGAQIGVSLSLRGSRLANPYGRRALNAPQLTVERTLYLTPAAVGNPPFTSGATPARGTRVQRFECQGGVRLDDGRFGDAVDLEQARFTLENDQELSLRRIQVPELRFLGKRPDRGRVVLSGAKVITLIDRASSWPGSGQLAMGGFTYENLVPVDHFPLSRRLDWVAAATADFSPEPYERLASVLRAGGEDADAREVLLAKQRRRRETLPVAGKVWGYAQDWTVAYGYRPGRAAVWMAVLWLVSALAFWQAHPAPIQPDDHPEWNAALFALDLLIPVINLGQDGYWMLRGPWQWAAAALIAVGWILATTVAAGATRTLRRG; encoded by the coding sequence ATGTGGCAGTCGTTCCGCAACGGCAGTACGTATGACTTGCGGACCGGCGATTCGGTGGTCGACGACCCGCACGGCGGGTATCCATGGGGCCCGGGGCGCAGCGTGCGCGCCCGGGTCGTGTGCATGCTGCTGCTGAGCGGGCCACCGGCCCTGGACGGCAGGGTGGCGTCGTTGAAGCTGGCGGGGCTCCAGATCACAGACGTGCTGGACGTGGCCGGCGGCACCGTCGTGCCCTATATCGAGATGGTCGGCTGTCGGTTCGAGAAGGAGATCCAGCTGCCCGAGGCCCGGTTCACCACCCTGCGGCTGGTGGACTGCTCCATCCCGCGCCTGGAGGCGGCGCGGATCCACACCGAGGGCGACCTGCACCTGCCGCGCTGCCGGATGCAGAACGGCATCCGGCTCACGGACGCGCACATCGGCACCGACCTGCTGCTCAACCAGGCGATCATCTACCGGGACCGGCGCGGCAGGTCGATCATGGCGGACGGCATGAGCGTGGGCCAGGACCTCCAGGCCGAGCTGATGGAGTCGCACGGCGAGATGAGTCTGCGGGGCGCCCAGATCGGGGTGTCACTGAGTCTGCGGGGCAGCAGGCTGGCCAACCCCTACGGCCGCAGGGCGCTGAACGCACCGCAGCTCACCGTGGAGCGCACCCTCTATCTGACGCCCGCGGCCGTCGGGAACCCACCGTTCACCAGTGGCGCGACACCGGCGCGCGGCACGCGCGTGCAGCGTTTCGAGTGCCAGGGCGGGGTCAGGCTCGACGACGGGAGGTTCGGGGACGCGGTCGACCTGGAGCAGGCCCGCTTCACCCTGGAGAACGACCAGGAGCTGTCGCTGCGCCGCATACAAGTCCCCGAGCTGCGCTTCCTCGGCAAGCGCCCCGACCGTGGCCGTGTGGTGCTCTCGGGCGCCAAGGTGATCACCCTGATCGACAGGGCGTCGAGCTGGCCGGGGTCCGGCCAGCTCGCCATGGGCGGATTCACCTACGAGAACCTCGTCCCCGTCGATCACTTCCCGCTGTCCAGGCGGCTCGACTGGGTGGCGGCGGCGACGGCCGACTTCAGCCCTGAGCCGTACGAACGGCTGGCGTCCGTCCTGCGCGCGGGAGGTGAGGACGCGGACGCGCGCGAGGTGCTGCTCGCCAAGCAGCGCAGACGCAGGGAGACGCTGCCCGTCGCGGGGAAGGTGTGGGGCTACGCCCAGGACTGGACGGTCGCCTACGGATATCGGCCCGGTCGGGCCGCCGTCTGGATGGCGGTGCTGTGGCTGGTCAGCGCGCTGGCCTTCTGGCAGGCCCACCCGGCGCCGATCCAGCCGGACGACCACCCGGAGTGGAACGCCGCGCTCTTCGCGCTCGACCTGCTGATCCCGGTCATCAACCTCGGCCAGGACGGCTACTGGATGCTGCGCGGACCCTGGCAGTGGGCGGCGGCGGCGCTCATCGCGGTGGGTTGGATCCTGGCGACGACGGTGGCCGCGGGAGCCACCAGAACACTGCGCCGAGGCTGA
- a CDS encoding LON peptidase substrate-binding domain-containing protein: MTTVRLPLFPLNSVLFPGLVLPLNIFEERYRAMMRDLLKIPEDTPRRFAVVAIRDGHEVAPSAPGLPDPTAVPERGPAAGFGEKPLRAFHEMGCVADAATIRERADGGFEVLATGTTRVRLHSVDTDGEYLTAEVEEIADDPGEEAGPLAEGVLRAFRAYQKRLAGAREGSLSADSDLPDEPSVVSYLVAAAAVLDTPTKQRLLQAEDTESRLRAELKLLRAETAVIRHLPSLPATDLTRTPTSLN, from the coding sequence GTGACCACCGTCCGGCTTCCGCTCTTCCCGCTGAACTCTGTTCTGTTCCCGGGTCTCGTCCTGCCCCTGAACATCTTCGAGGAGCGTTATCGCGCCATGATGCGCGATTTGCTGAAAATCCCCGAGGACACCCCGCGCCGCTTCGCCGTCGTGGCGATCCGCGACGGCCACGAGGTCGCGCCGAGTGCGCCGGGACTGCCCGACCCGACAGCCGTCCCCGAACGGGGCCCGGCCGCGGGCTTCGGTGAAAAGCCGTTGCGCGCCTTCCACGAGATGGGATGCGTCGCGGACGCGGCGACCATCAGAGAACGCGCCGACGGCGGCTTCGAGGTGCTCGCCACCGGCACGACCCGGGTGCGGCTGCACTCGGTCGACACGGACGGCGAGTATCTGACCGCCGAGGTCGAGGAGATCGCCGACGATCCCGGCGAGGAGGCGGGGCCCCTCGCCGAAGGGGTCCTGCGCGCCTTCCGCGCCTACCAGAAGCGTCTGGCGGGGGCCAGGGAGGGTTCCCTCTCCGCCGACAGCGATCTGCCCGACGAGCCCTCCGTGGTGTCCTACTTGGTCGCGGCGGCGGCCGTACTGGACACACCCACGAAACAGCGACTGCTCCAGGCCGAGGACACGGAGTCCCGGCTGCGCGCCGAGCTGAAGCTGCTGCGCGCCGAGACAGCGGTGATCAGACACCTCCCCTCGCTGCCGGCCACCGACCTGACCAGGACGCCGACCAGTCTCAACTGA
- the hisB gene encoding imidazoleglycerol-phosphate dehydratase HisB encodes MSRKGRVERTTKETSVVVEIDLDGTGQVEVSTGVGFYDHMLDQLGRHGLFDLTVKTEGDLHIDTHHTIEDTALALGAAFKQALGDKVGIYRFGNCTVPLDESLAQVTVDLSGRPYLVHSEPDSMAPMIGAYDTTMTRHILESFVAQAQIALHVHVPYGRNAHHIVECQFKALARALRYASERDPRAVGILPSTKGAL; translated from the coding sequence ATGAGCCGCAAGGGCCGTGTGGAACGCACGACCAAGGAGACGTCCGTCGTCGTCGAGATCGACCTCGACGGCACAGGACAGGTCGAGGTCTCGACCGGGGTCGGCTTCTACGACCACATGCTCGACCAGCTCGGCCGTCACGGCCTCTTCGACCTCACGGTCAAGACCGAGGGCGACCTGCACATCGACACCCACCACACCATCGAGGACACCGCCCTCGCCCTTGGTGCCGCCTTCAAGCAGGCGCTCGGCGACAAGGTGGGCATCTACCGCTTCGGCAACTGCACGGTGCCGCTGGACGAATCCCTCGCCCAGGTCACCGTCGACCTCTCAGGCCGCCCCTACCTGGTGCACTCGGAGCCCGACTCCATGGCCCCGATGATCGGCGCCTACGACACGACGATGACCCGGCACATCCTGGAGTCCTTCGTCGCCCAGGCGCAGATCGCCCTGCACGTCCACGTGCCGTACGGGCGCAACGCCCACCACATCGTCGAGTGCCAGTTCAAGGCGCTGGCCCGCGCCCTGCGCTACGCCAGCGAGCGCGACCCCAGAGCCGTCGGCATCCTGCCTTCCACGAAGGGCGCCCTGTGA